One Neomonachus schauinslandi chromosome 9, ASM220157v2, whole genome shotgun sequence DNA segment encodes these proteins:
- the ZC2HC1C gene encoding zinc finger C2HC domain-containing protein 1C: MAGLQLAPPLPVGVMLPYNKTEAPGLLSAKQKPYEKGDSPQRSSMGHLRNNSRQKLLSNKELTLDNLYTHSKWNTCTKARNYSYPHCVGISQQDSRSNPQGQAKGLFYSSSPQSRYSKANNQEFIPFTKKRVGVDRAYPLKPMFHTKSHSTCEAGIDGDQNVSPRPPEPREFPYSSFDSRNWVNPAVVRAVVANPNRTEWVQIQRLEAAGESLQEEIRRKETLLREKLKKTEEELRRIQKEKEQAKENEKRELQRMTLPRRRGKGNSNTTYKPTFSPEFGSEEVFSRDRGEDETWGRSRENSSPFQLSDYGIQKLKRERLVASNYKIRDLVSEPSEECPQSSEGPGHALRGATSNPSLSRVPDSSVSSCSTEEPELGECSHCGRKFLLLRLERHSNVCRRMQGSKRKVFDSSRARAKGTELEQYLNWKGPASVKAEPPQKSNWRQKHESFIRTLRHAREVQQVIAKGGNPSDLPPILPAENPDYIQCPHCSRHFAPKVAERHIPKCKTIKNRPPPPRKHYS; the protein is encoded by the exons ATGGCTGGCCTCCAGTTGGCACCACCTCTGCCTGTGGGCGTTATGCTTCCTTATAATAAAACAGAAGCTCCAGGGCTCCTCTCAGCTAAACAAAAGCCCTATGAAAAAGGTGACTCTCCTCAGCGGTCCTCCATGGGGCATCTGAGGAACAATTCCCGGCAGAAGCTTTTGAGCAACAAAGAGCTGACACTGGATAATCTCTACACTCACTCCAAGTGGAACACCTGCACAAAAGCCCGGAACTACTCCTATCCCCACTGTGTTGGAATCAGCCAGCAAGATTCAAGAAGCAATCCCCAGGGCCAAGCAAAGGGTTTGTTTTACTCATCAAGTCCTCAGTCCCGGTATTCCAAAGCAAATAATCAGGAATTCATCCCCTTCACAAAGAAGCGAGTTGGGGTAGACCGGGCATACCCCCTGAAACCCATGTTCCATACGAAGTCTCATAGTACATGTGAGGCTGGCATTGATGGGGACCAGAATGTCTCTCCAAGACCCCCTGAACCAAGAGAGTTTCCATACAGCAGTTTTGATTCAAGGAACTGGGTGAATCCAGCTGTGGTTCGTGCTGTTGTTGCAAACCCCAACAGGACTGAGTGGGTGCAGATCCAAAGACTAGAAGCTGCAGGGGAGAGCTTACAGGAGGAAATCCGAAGAAAAGAGACCCTTCTAAGGGAAAAGCTGAAGAAGACAGAGGAGGAACTCAGAAGGatccagaaagaaaaggaacaggctaaggaaaatgaaaaaagagagctACAGAGAATGACACTCCCCAGGAGGAGAGGTAAAGGTAATAGCAACACCACATACAAACCTACCTTCTCCCCAGAATTCGGGTCTGAGGAGGTCTTCAGTAGAGACAGGGGGGAGGATGAAACTTGGGGACGGTCTCGAGAAAATTCTAGTCCATTTCAGCTCTCTGATTATGGAATACAGAAGCTCAAAAGGGAAAGACTGGTGGCAAGCAATTACAAAATCCGAGACCTAGTCTCAGAGCCATCAGAGGAGTGTCCTCAGTCTTCAGAAGGGCCTGGCCATGCTTTGCGGGGAGCCACCAGCAATCCTAGTTTGTCTAGGGTACCAGACTCCTCGGTTTCCAGCTGTTCCACTGAAGAGCCCGAACTTGGCGAATGTAGCCACTGTGGACGCAAGTTTCTGTTGCTCAGGCTGGAGAGACACTCCAACGTCTGCCGCAGGATGCAGGGTTCCAAGAGGAAAGTGTTTGACTCCTCCAGGGCCCGGGCCAAGGGCACAGAACTAGAGCAGTACTTGAACTGGAAGGGACCAGCCTCAGTCAAG GCTGAACCTCCTCAGAAGAGCAACTGGAGACAGAAGCATGAGTCTTTCATCCGTACTCTCCGTCACGCTCGAGAGGTCCAGCAGGTCATTGCCAAAGGTGGAAACCCCTCAGACTTGCCTCCCATCCTGCCTGCAGAAAATCCAGATTATATTCAGTGTCCTCACTGTAGCCGCCACTTTGCTCCCAAGGTGGCCGAGCGGCACATTCCCAAGTGTAAGACCATTAAGAACCGGCCTCCACCTCCAAGGAAGCATTACAGTTGA